The Geobacter sp. AOG2 genome includes a window with the following:
- a CDS encoding portal protein — MAEESVREQVARRLGELKQERSSFIPHWRELTDFLSPRTGRYLVIDRNKGVKANDKIVNSCATTALRTLKSGMHAGMTSQARPWFRLTTDNVDLMASTAVKEWLFAVENRMRIVFSRSNFYNVMPQIYGAAAGHGTAALAILEDDETVIRCFPFPVGSFMIALSDKLRCDTLYREFPMTVRQVVQQFGLDNVSQTIKTLWDRGSCEQPVEIVHAIEPNRGRDGSKMNAKDKPFRSVYYEAGGSGDTLLRESGFDEFPVMAPRWDVEGDDVYGYSPGMDALGLVKGLQFCERRKAEALDKLVRPPMLADASLRTQRTSILPGDVTYIDNLAAQQHAGLRPAYQFNPNINEIRADIEAIKREIRTIFFEDLMQMFALSDSSNVTAREVEERHQEKLLVLGPTMERFGEELYDPAIDRTFAIMLRKGLIPQPPQELQGQALKIEYISVMAQAQKLIGTANMERVAGYIGNLARMDANAVDKLNIDAAIDEYASMHGVPPNVINSADAVKGLRAQKARAGQAQQMAAATPAMVDAAQAAKTLSETSVGDTNALARLLGTA, encoded by the coding sequence ATGGCAGAAGAATCGGTACGCGAGCAGGTCGCCCGCAGGCTGGGAGAGCTGAAACAGGAGCGGAGTTCCTTTATCCCCCATTGGCGGGAGCTCACTGATTTCCTCTCCCCCCGCACGGGCCGCTATCTGGTCATCGACCGCAACAAGGGGGTCAAGGCCAACGACAAGATCGTCAATTCCTGCGCCACCACGGCCCTGCGCACGCTCAAGTCCGGCATGCACGCCGGCATGACCTCCCAGGCCCGCCCCTGGTTCCGCCTGACCACGGACAACGTGGACCTGATGGCCTCCACCGCGGTCAAGGAATGGCTCTTCGCCGTGGAGAACAGGATGCGCATCGTGTTCTCCCGCTCCAACTTCTACAACGTCATGCCCCAGATCTACGGCGCGGCGGCGGGCCACGGCACGGCGGCCCTGGCGATCCTGGAGGACGACGAGACCGTGATCCGCTGTTTTCCCTTCCCGGTGGGGTCGTTTATGATCGCCCTCTCCGACAAGCTCCGCTGCGACACCCTGTATCGCGAATTCCCCATGACCGTGCGCCAGGTGGTGCAGCAGTTTGGCCTGGATAACGTCTCCCAGACCATAAAAACCTTGTGGGACCGTGGCTCCTGCGAGCAGCCGGTGGAGATCGTCCACGCCATCGAGCCGAACCGGGGGCGCGACGGCTCCAAAATGAACGCCAAGGACAAGCCGTTTCGCTCCGTGTACTACGAGGCGGGGGGGAGCGGCGACACGTTGCTGCGGGAGTCGGGCTTCGACGAGTTCCCGGTGATGGCGCCCCGCTGGGACGTGGAGGGGGACGATGTGTATGGCTATTCCCCCGGCATGGACGCCCTGGGGCTGGTGAAGGGGCTGCAATTCTGCGAGCGGCGCAAGGCCGAGGCGTTGGATAAGCTGGTGCGGCCCCCCATGCTGGCCGATGCGTCGTTGCGCACCCAGCGCACCTCCATTTTGCCGGGGGATGTGACCTATATCGATAATCTGGCGGCTCAACAGCATGCGGGCCTGCGCCCGGCCTACCAGTTCAATCCCAACATCAACGAGATCCGCGCCGACATCGAGGCCATCAAGCGGGAGATCCGCACGATCTTCTTTGAAGACCTGATGCAGATGTTCGCCCTGTCCGACTCCTCCAACGTGACGGCCCGGGAGGTGGAGGAGCGCCACCAGGAAAAACTGCTGGTGCTGGGCCCCACCATGGAGCGCTTCGGCGAGGAGTTGTACGACCCGGCCATCGACCGGACCTTCGCCATCATGCTGCGCAAGGGGTTGATCCCCCAGCCGCCCCAGGAGTTGCAGGGGCAGGCGCTGAAGATCGAATACATCAGCGTTATGGCCCAGGCTCAGAAACTGATCGGCACGGCCAACATGGAACGGGTGGCGGGGTACATCGGCAACCTGGCCCGGATGGACGCAAACGCCGTGGACAAGCTGAACATCGACGCGGCCATCGACGAATACGCCAGCATGCACGGGGTGCCGCCCAACGTGATCAATTCCGCCGACGCGGTGAAGGGGCTGCGCGCCCAAAAGGCCAGAGCCGGGCAGGCGCAGCAGATGGCCGCCGCGACCCCGGCCATGGTGGATGCGGCGCAGGCGGCCAAGACCCTGAGCGAGACCAGCGTGGGGGACACCAACGCCCTGGCCCGCCTGTTGGGGACGGCCTGA
- a CDS encoding FG-GAP-like repeat-containing protein: protein MSNAARIRMSGISLLCCLTFLLAGCSGGGGDSAKSGQLVDPSSTYTGTTTQAVVTATNAEGLAMSGFAGTMIASDIHGATAKASADSAAEGSAGGPTIFEITQILKQSVRRVDVPQKAAQRHTATPSTAPAAKVARSVTFQIPGDNGGTASYTLDVNDADGSFFGTINYQGFTSNGVTIDGTTDVLGTLDASRSRYTRFTLSFRSLSFRTSSSAFTLTGSLSWGFVYGTSITETLSMNMVLVSGAKTYWFRNYEVTTVYGPASLTQTIAGRYYDHNSGYVELTTGTPLVAVYNTSWPYQGTLTFSGNGSRWVRMSFRSTTMLFEADTTGDGTADWQTTEASNATPPINTPPVANAGPDQSVSQYSIVHLDGSASSDADGDPLTYTWSVVSGPAYPTLTGASTATPSFDATTQGTYVLSLTVYDGRSSSPADTVTITVTPVTASDPAYVAQQWQYGSYGTYIGQAGLYTADLDGDGTPEIIAGASISGFAGNSAWYVVRKNASGGYDQVWRSPLYGVTIARILLADMNGDGKDDVVVAMADGTVHIYDGPTLQEIRTLHIITSLSDIAVADLDGDGAREIAASNGSGVYVYDGQTGAVKWSVASGGGTSIAVGNVDADAAPEIVTTTYGGKGYVLNGQTGAVKWSYANSFGSKVRLADLDGDGMQEIVGASSWYKITIFDADLQSPAWEIATSQDIGAVTVVDADGDGIPEIVYGDGQWGKVHAVDVLTHSERWAVANPEHGVSGIALGDVDLDGKKELLWGAGGDFLYVADLLTGTIKWQDLDLYGLNTVAVGDVDNDGTDDIVMVSNSSFSSISGGIINVFNAVTHALKYQVALGEYDWMGNHRAVSIGDVDGDGSAEIVVSSSYTYDGFVSIYDGATGTLKRQSARYNGSFFSAVTTGDVDNDGKVEVVAGTGIATSEATGMYLIAFDGVTMQEKWRSVDLGGSSWGVYSIKVADLDKDGHPDIILTMTDKSLIVYDGVTHVQKKLITTPARALEVADVDGDGFPEVLVGRDKGYIDVYDGVTFAVKKVVFTYGTTSIDALRIADLKGDGNQEWLVASNGVLSILDAQGGLKWRSSSLGTNLGKNNSIAVKDVNGNGRQDIFIGSDPVLYQFE from the coding sequence ATGTCGAACGCTGCACGTATCCGGATGTCCGGTATTTCCCTGTTATGCTGCCTGACGTTCCTGCTGGCGGGATGCAGCGGCGGTGGCGGCGACAGCGCTAAATCGGGCCAACTGGTCGATCCGTCGTCCACCTATACCGGCACCACCACCCAGGCCGTAGTGACGGCGACAAACGCCGAAGGGCTTGCCATGAGCGGGTTTGCCGGCACCATGATCGCCTCTGACATACATGGGGCCACAGCCAAGGCAAGCGCCGATAGCGCCGCCGAAGGCAGCGCCGGCGGTCCGACTATCTTCGAAATAACCCAGATACTCAAGCAGTCGGTGCGGCGGGTGGATGTGCCGCAGAAGGCCGCCCAACGGCATACTGCCACGCCGTCCACCGCCCCGGCCGCGAAGGTGGCCCGGAGCGTCACGTTCCAGATCCCGGGCGACAACGGCGGGACGGCCAGCTATACCCTGGACGTCAACGACGCCGACGGCAGCTTTTTCGGAACCATCAATTACCAAGGCTTCACCTCGAACGGCGTCACCATCGACGGCACCACGGATGTGCTCGGCACCCTGGACGCCAGCCGGAGTCGCTACACCCGGTTTACCCTGTCGTTCCGTTCGCTGTCGTTCCGCACCTCCTCCTCGGCCTTCACCCTGACCGGCTCGCTGTCGTGGGGCTTCGTCTACGGCACGTCAATCACCGAGACCCTCTCCATGAACATGGTCCTTGTGAGCGGCGCCAAGACGTACTGGTTCCGCAATTATGAAGTGACCACCGTCTACGGTCCCGCCAGCCTCACCCAGACCATTGCCGGGCGCTACTATGACCACAACAGCGGCTATGTGGAACTGACCACCGGGACGCCGCTCGTTGCCGTGTACAACACCAGTTGGCCCTACCAGGGAACGCTGACCTTCAGCGGCAACGGCAGCCGGTGGGTCCGCATGAGCTTCCGGAGCACCACCATGCTGTTCGAGGCGGATACCACCGGCGACGGCACGGCTGATTGGCAGACCACCGAGGCCTCCAATGCCACGCCCCCCATCAATACCCCCCCCGTGGCCAATGCCGGTCCCGACCAGAGCGTCAGCCAGTATAGCATAGTCCATCTCGACGGCAGCGCCAGCAGCGACGCGGACGGCGATCCGCTCACCTATACCTGGAGCGTTGTCAGCGGCCCCGCCTATCCGACACTGACCGGCGCCAGCACCGCCACCCCCTCCTTCGACGCCACTACCCAAGGCACCTATGTGCTGAGCCTGACGGTGTATGACGGCAGATCTTCCAGCCCGGCGGATACGGTGACCATCACCGTGACGCCTGTGACAGCCAGCGACCCGGCCTATGTGGCGCAACAGTGGCAATACGGGAGCTACGGCACGTACATCGGCCAGGCAGGGCTGTACACCGCCGACCTGGACGGCGACGGGACGCCGGAGATCATCGCCGGCGCGTCTATCAGCGGATTCGCCGGCAATTCCGCCTGGTACGTCGTCCGGAAGAACGCGAGCGGCGGGTACGACCAGGTGTGGCGCAGCCCCTTGTATGGGGTCACTATCGCCCGTATCCTGCTGGCCGATATGAACGGTGACGGCAAGGATGATGTGGTCGTCGCCATGGCGGACGGCACCGTCCATATCTACGACGGGCCGACCCTTCAGGAGATCCGCACCCTGCACATCATCACCTCGTTGAGCGATATTGCCGTGGCCGATCTGGACGGCGACGGCGCCCGGGAGATCGCCGCCAGCAACGGCAGCGGCGTGTACGTCTACGACGGCCAGACCGGCGCAGTGAAGTGGAGCGTCGCCTCGGGCGGCGGCACCTCCATCGCCGTGGGCAACGTGGATGCCGACGCAGCCCCGGAGATCGTCACCACCACTTACGGCGGCAAGGGGTACGTGCTGAACGGCCAGACCGGCGCAGTCAAATGGTCCTACGCCAACAGCTTCGGCAGCAAGGTCCGGCTGGCGGACCTGGACGGCGACGGCATGCAGGAGATCGTCGGCGCCTCTTCCTGGTACAAGATCACCATCTTCGACGCCGACCTCCAGTCGCCGGCCTGGGAGATCGCAACCAGTCAGGATATCGGCGCCGTCACGGTCGTTGATGCCGATGGAGACGGTATCCCCGAGATCGTCTACGGCGACGGCCAATGGGGCAAGGTCCATGCCGTGGATGTGCTTACCCATAGCGAAAGGTGGGCCGTCGCCAATCCCGAACACGGCGTTTCCGGCATCGCTCTGGGGGATGTGGACCTGGACGGCAAAAAGGAACTGCTGTGGGGTGCCGGGGGTGATTTCCTGTACGTAGCAGACCTGTTGACCGGTACGATCAAGTGGCAGGATCTGGATCTCTATGGTTTGAACACCGTGGCCGTGGGTGACGTGGACAACGATGGCACGGACGATATCGTTATGGTTTCCAATTCCAGCTTCAGCAGCATTAGTGGTGGAATAATCAATGTTTTCAACGCTGTGACTCATGCCCTGAAATACCAAGTGGCTCTGGGAGAGTACGACTGGATGGGAAACCACCGGGCGGTGAGCATCGGCGATGTGGATGGGGACGGCAGTGCCGAGATTGTTGTCAGTTCTTCATACACGTACGACGGCTTCGTCAGTATCTACGACGGCGCGACCGGCACCCTGAAACGTCAGAGCGCCCGATACAACGGCAGCTTTTTCTCGGCTGTCACCACGGGTGATGTGGACAATGACGGCAAGGTGGAGGTCGTTGCGGGCACGGGGATTGCCACTTCTGAGGCAACAGGCATGTACCTGATTGCTTTCGATGGCGTCACGATGCAGGAAAAATGGCGCAGTGTCGATCTGGGCGGGAGCTCGTGGGGTGTCTACAGTATAAAGGTTGCCGACCTGGATAAGGACGGCCACCCGGATATCATCCTCACCATGACCGACAAAAGCCTGATCGTCTACGACGGGGTGACCCACGTTCAGAAAAAGCTGATTACAACCCCCGCCCGGGCCCTGGAAGTGGCGGACGTGGACGGGGACGGGTTCCCCGAAGTCCTGGTCGGACGCGACAAGGGGTATATCGATGTCTACGACGGCGTAACCTTTGCTGTCAAGAAGGTCGTTTTCACCTATGGCACGACGTCGATTGACGCCCTGCGCATCGCGGATCTGAAGGGCGACGGCAACCAGGAATGGCTCGTGGCCAGCAACGGGGTGCTGTCCATTCTGGATGCCCAGGGGGGACTGAAATGGCGGAGTTCATCCCTTGGCACCAACCTGGGGAAGAACAACAGTATTGCCGTGAAGGATGTCAACGGCAACGGTCGCCAGGATATCTTCATCGGTTCCGATCCGGTGCTGTACCAGTTCGAGTAG
- a CDS encoding HDOD domain-containing protein, with translation MSNIPKLVKDILSSQPVVIPVFNRIALQLHQKMKEQTYEINDIVDLIHEDQALASEMLRYANSAYNSGKMPITTIRNAVIRLGSQQIVNLAFAASLATTRSNNQNINTYMTNLWRHCYAVANASAALAFKIRHDKNMPELDPDEVYLAGLLHDIGKLYLLKVIDWLITTDMLRPGNAIIDEMLDELNIEQGLRVMASLNLPDIYANAIERLCIDDWQCGSNDYLVAAVRLSSKVHESMERGILSADAADDSAAVNDFKAEMELLEVDDSGYLCSLIGGIDDGGYLETAPGGTG, from the coding sequence ATGTCGAATATACCGAAACTTGTCAAAGACATCCTGAGTTCCCAGCCTGTTGTGATCCCTGTCTTCAATAGGATAGCGCTACAGTTGCACCAAAAGATGAAGGAACAGACGTATGAGATAAACGATATAGTCGATCTGATCCATGAAGACCAGGCATTGGCGTCCGAAATGCTCAGATATGCCAACAGCGCGTATAATTCAGGTAAAATGCCGATTACTACGATCAGGAACGCCGTAATCAGGCTCGGATCGCAACAGATAGTAAACCTGGCTTTTGCTGCCAGCTTGGCAACGACAAGATCGAATAACCAAAACATCAACACCTATATGACAAATCTGTGGCGGCATTGTTATGCCGTAGCAAATGCGAGCGCCGCTTTGGCATTCAAGATAAGGCATGACAAGAATATGCCGGAACTGGACCCCGATGAAGTGTACCTGGCCGGGTTGTTACACGACATCGGCAAGCTCTATCTCCTGAAAGTAATCGACTGGCTGATTACAACCGATATGCTCCGTCCCGGCAATGCCATAATAGATGAAATGCTTGATGAACTTAACATTGAACAGGGTTTGAGGGTGATGGCCAGCCTTAATTTGCCGGATATATATGCAAATGCCATAGAAAGGCTGTGCATCGATGATTGGCAATGCGGTTCAAACGATTATCTGGTCGCTGCCGTCAGGTTGTCGAGTAAAGTGCATGAATCCATGGAGCGGGGAATCCTGTCGGCCGATGCGGCGGATGATAGCGCGGCGGTCAATGATTTCAAGGCGGAAATGGAGCTGCTGGAGGTCGATGACAGCGGCTATTTGTGCAGTTTAATCGGGGGCATCGACGACGGTGGTTACCTGGAAACGGCTCCGGGCGGGACCGGGTAG
- a CDS encoding response regulator, whose product MTKKILVIDDEQQIVDLLVLELTSRGYQVETANDGRAGCEKARKFLPDIILLDVMMPGWNGFDTANALSTYTETYDIPIVFITAQTGDSAAGQYLGKSRYSYLFKPFSFSELHAILTNVYGV is encoded by the coding sequence ATGACAAAGAAAATCCTGGTAATTGATGATGAACAGCAGATTGTCGACCTGCTCGTGCTGGAGCTTACGTCACGCGGATATCAGGTGGAAACGGCCAACGACGGCAGGGCGGGGTGCGAAAAAGCCCGGAAATTCTTGCCGGACATTATTCTGCTGGACGTAATGATGCCGGGCTGGAACGGTTTTGACACGGCCAACGCGTTAAGCACCTATACGGAAACCTATGACATCCCCATTGTCTTTATTACGGCGCAAACCGGGGATAGCGCTGCCGGACAGTACTTGGGCAAAAGCCGCTATAGTTACTTGTTCAAGCCATTCAGTTTTAGCGAGTTGCACGCCATACTGACGAATGTTTACGGGGTATGA
- a CDS encoding metallophosphoesterase gives MDAVKKGLTCAALTMVAACSGLVAGCGGDSSAQPAAQTQMIFTSDAHYGIKRPAAGFFNGYSSGYQVNGAMVSVMNTISDVTTPCGDSGLNACQSVGPVDFIVEGGDIANRSEGATGNQTAATSWSQFKADYIDGLTLRNKYGRQSSLFLIPGNHDVSNAIGFYKAPMNAADGSGLDATSYVQIYNLMMSPATALTNAAFVGASPSAATAAASYLSNRINYSKDINGVHFVFITMWPDSTARAWIDNDLKNVAATTPVILFAHDQPDIETKHLTNPNGTHDINATDKFENMVTDVAASATTSGTSTTEQRAMVAWLKTHKNIVAYFHGNDHINGTYTYTGPDNDISLNVVRVDSPMKGSLSATDPSKLTFKVVTIDAAAQKMTVRDYLWYTKRWGATTNISLVPRTN, from the coding sequence ATGGATGCAGTAAAAAAGGGGCTCACGTGTGCAGCATTGACGATGGTCGCGGCATGTTCCGGCTTGGTGGCCGGCTGCGGCGGAGACAGCTCGGCGCAACCGGCCGCCCAGACGCAGATGATCTTTACCTCCGACGCCCACTACGGCATCAAACGGCCCGCGGCGGGCTTCTTTAACGGTTACAGCAGCGGCTATCAGGTCAACGGCGCCATGGTCAGCGTCATGAACACCATCTCCGACGTCACGACCCCCTGCGGCGACAGCGGGCTCAACGCCTGCCAGAGCGTCGGCCCCGTGGACTTCATCGTGGAAGGCGGCGATATCGCCAACCGTTCCGAAGGCGCCACCGGCAACCAGACCGCCGCCACCTCCTGGTCCCAGTTCAAGGCCGACTATATCGACGGCCTGACCTTGAGGAACAAATACGGCAGGCAGTCCTCGCTGTTCCTGATCCCCGGCAACCATGACGTATCCAATGCCATCGGCTTCTACAAGGCGCCCATGAACGCGGCGGACGGGTCCGGGCTGGATGCGACCTCGTATGTGCAGATCTACAACCTGATGATGAGCCCGGCCACCGCCCTGACGAACGCGGCATTCGTGGGAGCCAGTCCCAGCGCCGCCACCGCCGCGGCCAGCTATCTCAGCAACAGGATTAACTACTCCAAGGATATCAACGGCGTCCACTTCGTGTTCATCACCATGTGGCCCGACAGCACCGCCCGCGCCTGGATCGATAACGACCTCAAGAACGTGGCCGCCACGACCCCGGTCATCCTCTTCGCCCACGACCAGCCGGACATCGAGACCAAACACCTGACCAACCCCAACGGCACCCACGACATCAACGCCACGGACAAATTCGAGAACATGGTCACGGATGTTGCCGCCAGCGCCACCACCTCCGGCACCAGCACCACCGAGCAGCGGGCCATGGTGGCGTGGCTGAAGACCCACAAGAACATCGTGGCCTACTTCCACGGCAACGACCATATCAACGGCACCTACACCTACACCGGGCCGGACAACGACATCAGTCTGAACGTGGTACGCGTCGATTCCCCCATGAAGGGCTCGCTCTCGGCAACGGACCCGTCCAAACTCACTTTCAAGGTGGTCACCATCGACGCCGCCGCCCAGAAGATGACAGTGCGGGACTACCTGTGGTACACCAAGCGCTGGGGCGCCACCACCAACATCTCCCTGGTCCCCCGCACCAACTAG
- a CDS encoding outer membrane protein, which yields MKLLSVMIAAVVAAMSATAAFASDTGPYVSVGAGVFVVPDSEVHDSSGSYQLSYDTGYSVSGAVGYAFDNNLRTELEVAYRHADTNALKMGGDSVHYLSDITSVSVLTNLFYDVKLPHGVTPYLGGGLGVAFMDTKQDNLYIVDNRNTSNLNAGTSDTVLAYQLGCGIAYAVTPRISLDAGYRYFATDDVAVNTYSAGKQEFATHIGQMAIRYRF from the coding sequence ATGAAGTTGCTGTCCGTAATGATTGCCGCCGTTGTTGCCGCCATGTCCGCCACCGCAGCCTTTGCCTCCGATACCGGGCCGTACGTCAGCGTCGGCGCCGGCGTATTCGTGGTGCCGGACTCCGAGGTACATGACTCGTCGGGGAGCTATCAGCTCTCCTACGATACCGGCTATTCGGTCAGTGGCGCAGTGGGCTATGCCTTTGACAACAATCTCCGTACCGAGCTTGAGGTGGCCTATCGGCATGCGGACACGAATGCTCTCAAGATGGGCGGCGATAGCGTGCATTATCTGAGCGATATCACGTCCGTGTCGGTCCTGACCAATCTCTTCTACGACGTGAAGCTGCCCCACGGCGTGACGCCTTATCTCGGCGGGGGCCTCGGAGTCGCTTTCATGGATACGAAACAAGACAATCTCTATATCGTGGATAACCGTAATACGTCGAATCTCAATGCCGGTACCTCGGATACAGTGCTGGCGTATCAGCTCGGTTGCGGGATTGCCTATGCCGTGACCCCGAGAATAAGCCTGGATGCCGGGTACCGTTATTTTGCAACCGATGATGTTGCCGTGAACACCTATTCGGCTGGAAAACAGGAATTTGCGACCCATATCGGCCAGATGGCGATACGTTACCGGTTTTGA
- a CDS encoding phospholipase A has product MTLSTGGATMVRVLLFTLLALGLPAAARAAEVCTTPAPPPVFPLFPAAPPSPEPDQVPPPLDDSPLEQRLRQETQVKKSLFSIMPHKPNYLLPMAYNTSPNAKVYSDATGNAESLDKAEVKFQLSIKTPLWENIFGNNGTLFVAYSQLALWQAYNSRSSAPFREINFEPEAFLAFTTNYTLLGVTSKIITVGFNHQSNGRSKPLSRSWNRIDANMVFGSDRTYVNIRPWFRIPESAADDDNPHMERYYGYGELRILHKLQQHTLTLLLRNNLRAEGNKGAVQVDWSFPLHKKLRGYVQYFNGYGESLVDYNHSNNRIGVGVMLTDWL; this is encoded by the coding sequence ATGACCCTGTCCACCGGCGGCGCAACGATGGTCCGTGTCCTGCTGTTCACCCTGCTTGCCCTGGGCCTGCCGGCCGCGGCCCGGGCCGCGGAGGTCTGTACCACCCCGGCTCCGCCCCCGGTGTTCCCCCTGTTCCCCGCGGCGCCGCCATCCCCGGAGCCGGATCAGGTCCCGCCGCCCCTCGACGATTCCCCGCTGGAACAGCGCCTGCGCCAGGAAACCCAGGTGAAGAAGTCCCTGTTTTCCATCATGCCCCACAAGCCCAACTACCTGCTTCCCATGGCCTATAACACGTCGCCCAACGCCAAGGTGTACTCCGACGCGACGGGCAACGCCGAGAGCCTGGACAAGGCGGAGGTCAAGTTTCAACTGAGCATCAAGACCCCGCTCTGGGAAAACATCTTCGGCAACAACGGCACCCTCTTTGTCGCCTACAGCCAACTCGCCTTGTGGCAGGCCTACAACAGCAGGTCGTCGGCCCCGTTCCGCGAGATCAATTTCGAACCGGAGGCCTTTCTGGCCTTCACCACCAATTACACCCTGTTGGGCGTGACCAGCAAGATCATCACCGTCGGCTTCAACCACCAGTCCAACGGGCGGTCCAAGCCGCTTTCCCGCAGTTGGAACCGCATCGACGCCAACATGGTGTTCGGTTCGGACCGGACCTATGTCAACATCAGGCCGTGGTTCCGCATCCCCGAGAGCGCGGCGGACGACGACAATCCCCATATGGAGCGGTATTACGGCTACGGGGAGCTGCGCATCCTGCACAAGCTGCAACAGCACACCCTGACGCTGTTGTTGCGCAACAACCTGCGCGCCGAGGGCAACAAGGGGGCGGTGCAGGTGGATTGGAGCTTTCCGCTCCACAAGAAGCTGCGGGGGTATGTCCAGTACTTCAACGGCTATGGCGAGAGCCTGGTGGATTACAATCATTCCAACAACCGGATCGGGGTGGGCGTGATGCTGACCGACTGGCTGTGA
- a CDS encoding SDR family oxidoreductase encodes MIVVTGATGQLGRLVIASLLKKVPAAGIVAAVRNVDKAKDLAALGVQVRHADYSLPETWDGALKGADTLLLISSNEIGQRAPQHRTVIDAARRSGVKLLAYTSLLRADTTPLGLGGEHSETEAMLRESGIPYALLRNGWYTENYTAGVPAALQLGAVYGCAGDGRTSSAARADYAEAAAVVLTADNQAGRVYELAGDTAYTMTELAAEISRQSGKTIGYVNLPEADYKNALLKAGLPEVVAELLANSGTGVSRGGLFDDGHQLSQLIGRGTTPLATSVAAAL; translated from the coding sequence ATGATCGTCGTTACAGGAGCCACCGGACAATTGGGCCGTTTGGTCATCGCATCTCTTTTGAAGAAAGTGCCCGCAGCCGGGATCGTCGCCGCCGTGCGTAATGTGGACAAGGCCAAAGACCTTGCCGCCCTGGGCGTCCAGGTGCGCCACGCGGATTACAGCCTGCCCGAAACGTGGGACGGGGCGCTGAAGGGCGCGGACACGCTGCTGCTCATCTCATCCAACGAGATCGGCCAGCGCGCGCCCCAGCATCGCACGGTCATCGACGCCGCCAGGCGGTCGGGGGTAAAACTGCTGGCGTACACCAGCCTGCTGCGCGCCGATACCACGCCCCTGGGACTCGGGGGCGAGCATAGCGAGACCGAAGCCATGCTCCGCGAATCCGGGATTCCCTACGCGCTGCTGCGCAACGGCTGGTACACCGAGAACTACACGGCAGGCGTGCCCGCCGCGTTGCAGCTTGGCGCGGTGTACGGCTGCGCGGGCGACGGCCGCACCTCGTCCGCCGCGCGCGCCGACTATGCGGAAGCGGCGGCGGTCGTCCTGACCGCGGACAACCAGGCGGGCCGCGTCTATGAACTGGCCGGGGACACCGCCTACACCATGACGGAGCTGGCCGCGGAGATCTCGCGCCAGTCGGGCAAGACCATCGGCTATGTGAACCTGCCGGAGGCCGATTACAAGAACGCCCTGCTCAAGGCGGGATTGCCGGAAGTGGTCGCGGAATTGCTCGCCAATTCGGGTACGGGGGTTTCCAGGGGCGGGTTGTTCGACGACGGCCATCAGCTCAGCCAATTGATCGGCAGGGGCACGACACCGCTGGCAACGTCCGTCGCGGCGGCGCTGTAG
- a CDS encoding helix-turn-helix domain-containing protein, with protein sequence MTKSKTPKLSELLRRGEIFAVECPSREILKHVTSRWGVLVLVALMGGTHRFSDLRRKVGGVSEKMLAQTLQCLEKDGFIDRVSFPVVPPHVEYTLTPMGREVGRKVESLADWIEINLPKIMQVQQGR encoded by the coding sequence ATGACAAAATCGAAAACCCCGAAACTCTCGGAACTGCTGCGGCGCGGCGAGATCTTTGCCGTGGAATGCCCCTCGCGGGAGATCCTCAAACACGTCACCAGCCGCTGGGGCGTGCTCGTGCTGGTGGCCCTGATGGGAGGCACGCACCGCTTCAGCGACCTGCGGCGCAAGGTGGGCGGGGTCAGCGAGAAGATGCTGGCCCAGACGCTGCAATGCCTGGAAAAGGACGGCTTCATCGACCGGGTGTCCTTCCCGGTGGTGCCGCCCCATGTGGAATATACCCTGACGCCCATGGGCAGGGAGGTCGGCCGGAAGGTGGAATCGCTGGCCGATTGGATAGAGATCAACCTGCCGAAGATCATGCAGGTGCAGCAGGGGAGGTAA